In Kocuria turfanensis, a single genomic region encodes these proteins:
- a CDS encoding ABC transporter permease, producing the protein MRWPDLLGSAAVNARRARIRTGLTVVAVFIGACALTLTSGMGTGVNRYIDDTVAAFGDADALYVQKSQPLVELSAGAGPREYDPDTTRIRTGFGVSFEGLSPEDVEFLEGLDGVASVKPMYAVSPTYLEAADGSRFQLSPGIPVDAVGLQMVAGGPPAAERDEIAVPDSWVAHLGYASAAEAVGGEVVVVMTDLAERDRAFPARISGVTQASLAGTSLNPIPSDSFNERLYAYQVSGGPQQVPESFAMATVTVEDMGRAAEIQSRLEEREMLGLTVEDQLGMFRTVINAIVWILNACAVIALLAAGLGIINTLLMSVQERTREIGLMKAMGMSGRTVFGLFSLEAVLIGLLGAALGAAAGVAGGSAVSSALAGGYLSGLPGLSLFAFEAGRVGLIVLAVMGIAFLAGTIPAVRAARKDPIASLRHE; encoded by the coding sequence GTGAGGTGGCCCGATCTGCTCGGCTCCGCGGCGGTCAACGCGCGGCGGGCGAGGATCCGCACCGGCCTGACCGTGGTCGCGGTGTTCATCGGGGCCTGCGCGCTGACGCTGACCTCCGGGATGGGCACCGGTGTGAACCGCTACATCGACGACACCGTGGCCGCCTTCGGCGACGCCGACGCGCTCTACGTCCAGAAGTCCCAGCCCCTTGTCGAGCTCTCGGCCGGTGCCGGGCCGCGCGAGTACGACCCGGACACCACGCGGATCCGCACGGGCTTCGGCGTGTCCTTCGAGGGGCTCTCCCCGGAGGACGTCGAGTTCCTCGAGGGCCTCGACGGCGTGGCGTCGGTCAAGCCGATGTACGCGGTCTCGCCGACCTACCTGGAGGCCGCGGACGGCAGCCGCTTCCAGCTCTCGCCGGGCATCCCGGTCGACGCCGTGGGCCTGCAGATGGTGGCCGGCGGGCCCCCGGCCGCGGAGCGGGACGAGATCGCGGTCCCGGACAGCTGGGTGGCCCACCTCGGCTACGCCTCCGCCGCGGAGGCCGTCGGAGGAGAGGTGGTCGTGGTCATGACCGACCTCGCGGAGCGGGACCGGGCGTTCCCGGCCCGCATCTCCGGGGTGACCCAGGCGAGCCTGGCGGGGACCTCCCTGAACCCGATCCCGTCCGACTCCTTCAACGAGCGGCTCTACGCGTACCAGGTGAGCGGCGGGCCGCAGCAGGTGCCCGAGAGCTTCGCGATGGCCACGGTCACGGTCGAGGACATGGGGCGGGCTGCCGAGATCCAGTCCCGGCTGGAGGAGCGGGAGATGCTCGGCCTGACGGTGGAGGACCAGCTGGGGATGTTCCGCACGGTCATCAACGCCATCGTGTGGATCCTCAACGCCTGTGCCGTGATCGCCCTGCTGGCCGCGGGCCTCGGGATCATCAACACGCTGCTGATGTCGGTGCAGGAGCGCACCCGGGAGATCGGGCTGATGAAGGCCATGGGGATGAGCGGGCGCACGGTCTTCGGCCTCTTCTCCCTGGAGGCCGTGCTGATCGGCCTCCTCGGCGCGGCCCTCGGCGCCGCGGCGGGCGTCGCCGGCGGCTCCGCGGTGAGCAGCGCGCTGGCCGGGGGCTATCTCTCGGGTCTGCCCGGCCTGTCCCTGTTCGCCTTCGAGGCGGGGAGGGTCGGGCTGATCGTGCTGGCCGTCATGGGGATCGCGTTCCTCGCCGGCACGATCCCGGCCGTGCGGGCCGCGCGGAAGGACCCCATCGCCTCCCTGCGCCACGAGTGA
- a CDS encoding DUF4193 domain-containing protein, whose product MATDYDEPRVKPEDEPANESLEVIQAQRSATSQSPAIDVDDADTAEGIDLPGADLSQEELLIQVVPEQEDEFTCMSCFLVRHRSQLAREKDGAKYCLECEG is encoded by the coding sequence GTGGCCACCGATTACGACGAGCCCCGCGTCAAGCCCGAGGACGAACCCGCCAACGAGTCGCTCGAGGTGATCCAGGCCCAGCGCAGCGCCACGAGCCAGAGCCCGGCGATCGACGTCGACGACGCGGACACGGCGGAGGGCATCGACCTGCCCGGCGCGGACCTGTCCCAGGAGGAGCTGCTGATCCAGGTGGTGCCCGAGCAGGAGGACGAGTTCACCTGCATGTCCTGCTTCCTGGTCCGCCACCGCAGCCAGCTCGCCCGCGAGAAGGACGGCGCGAAGTACTGCCTGGAGTGCGAGGGCTGA
- a CDS encoding CBS domain-containing protein: protein MTTAREIMTPGAECIGKNQSLEEAARKMKDLDVGALPICGEDDRLKGVLTDRDIVVRCLAVGTDPRQVKAGQLAQGKPVTIGADDSVEEAIDTMQEHQVRRLPVIDGHALVGMISQADIARSMPEDRVGELVELISFD, encoded by the coding sequence ATGACGACCGCACGAGAGATCATGACCCCCGGCGCGGAGTGCATCGGGAAAAACCAGAGCCTCGAGGAGGCCGCCCGGAAGATGAAGGACCTCGACGTCGGTGCGCTGCCCATCTGCGGGGAGGACGACCGGCTCAAGGGCGTGCTCACCGACCGCGACATCGTGGTGCGGTGCCTGGCGGTCGGCACCGACCCCCGCCAGGTGAAGGCCGGGCAGCTGGCCCAGGGGAAGCCGGTGACGATCGGCGCCGACGACAGCGTGGAGGAGGCCATCGACACCATGCAGGAGCACCAGGTGCGCCGCCTGCCGGTGATCGACGGACACGCCCTCGTGGGCATGATCAGCCAGGCCGACATCGCCCGGTCCATGCCCGAGGACCGCGTGGGTGAGCTCGTCGAGCTGATCTCCTTCGACTGA
- a CDS encoding D-alanine--D-alanine ligase family protein, which yields MTPRPCVAVLFGGRSSEHSISLITARGVLRAIDREKWDVVTVGISTSGEWFLCPQEELERLLDENPIAELPVGEDLVSLPLKVGENELIVRQAGSCGETVTRDRHIDVVLPLLHGPFGEDGTLQGLLELADLRYVGCGVTASAVGMDKHFMKLAFEAAGMEVGPYTVVTDRQWALDPACVRERIAALGFPVFVKPARAGSSFGITKVDRPEDLDAAIETAREHDRKLVVEAGIVGREIECAVLQGRGTDPARTSMPGEIEIVDEHAFYDFEAKYVSQASARLSCPADLPQEATDAIRAGAVTAFEALDGEGLCRADFFYTPDGRVVINEVNTMPGFTPISMYPRMWAASGLDYARLIDELLGLAMERPVGLR from the coding sequence ATGACCCCCCGCCCCTGCGTCGCCGTGCTCTTCGGCGGACGCTCCAGCGAGCACTCCATCTCCCTCATCACGGCCCGCGGCGTGCTGCGCGCCATCGACCGGGAGAAGTGGGACGTGGTGACGGTCGGGATCTCCACCTCCGGTGAGTGGTTCCTCTGCCCGCAGGAGGAGCTGGAGCGGCTGCTGGACGAGAACCCGATCGCCGAGCTGCCGGTGGGGGAGGACCTCGTGAGCCTGCCGCTGAAGGTCGGGGAGAACGAGCTGATCGTCCGGCAGGCCGGCTCCTGCGGCGAGACCGTGACCCGCGACCGCCACATCGACGTGGTCCTGCCCCTGCTGCACGGGCCCTTCGGCGAGGACGGCACCCTCCAGGGGCTCCTCGAGCTCGCGGACCTGCGCTACGTCGGCTGCGGGGTGACCGCCTCCGCGGTGGGCATGGACAAGCACTTCATGAAGCTGGCCTTCGAGGCGGCCGGCATGGAGGTGGGCCCCTACACCGTGGTCACCGACCGCCAGTGGGCTCTCGACCCGGCCTGCGTGCGCGAGCGGATCGCCGCGCTGGGCTTCCCCGTGTTCGTGAAGCCGGCCCGGGCGGGCTCCTCCTTCGGGATCACCAAGGTGGACCGGCCCGAGGACCTGGACGCGGCGATCGAGACCGCCCGGGAGCACGACCGCAAGCTCGTGGTCGAGGCCGGCATCGTGGGCCGGGAGATCGAGTGCGCCGTGCTCCAGGGCCGCGGCACGGACCCGGCCCGCACCTCGATGCCCGGGGAGATCGAGATCGTCGACGAGCACGCTTTCTACGACTTCGAGGCCAAGTACGTCTCCCAGGCCTCCGCGAGGCTCAGCTGCCCCGCGGACCTGCCGCAGGAGGCGACCGACGCCATCCGCGCCGGAGCCGTGACCGCCTTCGAGGCGCTCGACGGCGAGGGCCTGTGCCGCGCCGACTTCTTCTACACCCCGGACGGCCGGGTCGTCATCAACGAGGTCAACACCATGCCCGGCTTCACCCCGATCTCCATGTACCCGCGGATGTGGGCGGCCTCCGGGCTGGACTACGCCCGGCTGATCGACGAGCTGCTCGGCCTGGCCATGGAGCGCCCGGTCGGCCTGCGCTGA
- a CDS encoding class F sortase, protein MSTLPAPPRPGTTSRTDPRARWAAVVTICAAVLWVGLMNQWFLAQELFGHTPGAASPLRLSIDAVDFEADVLPYNPTEDQLSEASLVPPQTYSGYWLTPYGMPGAGSENTTYIAGHSYDRVALPFNKLSDPSLVGKRLEVETVDGTLDYVVDSVTTYEKDTLKDSGIWRVVPHRIVLISCYTRDAVGKNVVVTASPAPED, encoded by the coding sequence ATGAGCACCCTGCCGGCGCCGCCGCGCCCGGGCACGACCTCCCGCACGGACCCGCGGGCGCGGTGGGCGGCCGTGGTGACCATCTGCGCCGCCGTCCTCTGGGTGGGGCTGATGAACCAGTGGTTCCTCGCCCAGGAGCTCTTCGGCCACACCCCGGGCGCGGCGTCGCCGCTGCGCCTGAGCATCGACGCCGTGGACTTCGAGGCGGACGTCCTGCCCTACAACCCCACGGAGGACCAGCTCTCGGAGGCCTCCCTGGTGCCCCCGCAGACCTACAGCGGCTACTGGCTCACCCCCTACGGGATGCCCGGCGCGGGCTCGGAGAACACCACCTACATCGCCGGGCACAGCTACGACCGGGTCGCGCTGCCGTTCAACAAGCTCAGCGACCCGTCCCTGGTCGGGAAACGGCTCGAGGTGGAGACGGTCGACGGGACGCTCGACTACGTGGTCGACTCCGTCACGACCTACGAGAAGGACACGCTCAAGGACAGCGGGATCTGGCGGGTCGTGCCCCACCGCATCGTGCTGATCAGCTGCTACACGCGTGACGCGGTCGGCAAGAACGTCGTGGTCACCGCTTCCCCCGCCCCGGAGGACTAG
- a CDS encoding NAD(P)H-dependent glycerol-3-phosphate dehydrogenase, whose amino-acid sequence MPGSPLPVPSGTAGGPRKIAVLGAGSWGTTFAKVLADSARAAAHARHEPPARTVVLWGRDADAMGHVARTHVNDRYVPGIRLPGLLQVTGDLAAAVHGADLVVLAVPAQALRAQLAAAAPHLDPEAVLLSLAKGLERDTGLRMSEVVAEELGRDTDRDAEHWRERTCVLSGPNLAMEIAEEQPTASVVAAPTTELASWVAHACRTRYFRPYTNTDVVGTEIGGVVKNVIALSVGIADGRHFGENSKASIITRGLAETTRLALALGGRLETLSGLAGMGDLVATCSSPLSRNRTAGRLLGLGATLAEVQEEMTQTAEGIKSAPAVLALARRHGVDMPITEAVVAILREDITVDDLAPLLLGREIKSEGTTP is encoded by the coding sequence ATGCCCGGCTCACCCCTGCCCGTCCCGTCCGGAACCGCCGGGGGCCCCCGGAAGATCGCCGTGCTCGGCGCCGGGTCCTGGGGCACCACCTTCGCCAAGGTCCTGGCCGACAGCGCCCGGGCCGCCGCGCACGCCCGGCACGAGCCCCCGGCCCGCACGGTCGTGCTCTGGGGGCGTGACGCGGACGCCATGGGGCACGTGGCGCGCACCCACGTGAACGACCGCTACGTGCCCGGCATCCGGCTGCCCGGGCTCCTGCAGGTCACCGGGGACCTCGCCGCCGCCGTGCACGGGGCCGACCTGGTGGTCCTCGCGGTGCCCGCCCAGGCGCTGCGCGCGCAGCTGGCCGCCGCGGCCCCGCACCTCGACCCGGAGGCGGTGCTGCTCTCCCTGGCCAAGGGACTCGAGCGGGACACCGGGCTGCGGATGAGCGAGGTGGTCGCCGAGGAGCTCGGCCGGGACACGGACCGGGACGCCGAGCACTGGCGGGAGCGCACCTGCGTGCTCTCCGGGCCGAACCTGGCCATGGAGATCGCCGAGGAGCAGCCCACCGCCTCCGTCGTCGCGGCCCCCACCACGGAGCTCGCCAGCTGGGTGGCGCACGCCTGCCGGACCCGCTACTTCCGCCCGTACACCAACACCGACGTGGTGGGCACCGAGATCGGCGGGGTGGTCAAGAACGTCATCGCCCTGTCCGTGGGCATCGCCGACGGGCGGCACTTCGGGGAGAACTCGAAGGCCTCCATCATCACCCGCGGGCTGGCCGAGACCACCCGCCTCGCCCTCGCCCTGGGCGGCCGGCTCGAGACGCTCTCCGGCCTGGCCGGGATGGGCGACCTCGTGGCGACCTGCTCGTCGCCGCTGTCCCGCAACCGCACGGCGGGCCGGCTCCTGGGGCTCGGCGCGACCCTCGCCGAGGTGCAGGAGGAGATGACCCAGACGGCCGAGGGGATCAAGTCCGCCCCGGCCGTGCTGGCCCTGGCCCGCCGGCACGGCGTCGACATGCCCATCACCGAGGCCGTCGTGGCCATCCTGCGCGAGGACATCACCGTCGACGACCTGGCCCCGCTGCTGCTGGGCCGCGAGATCAAATCCGAAGGGACCACCCCATGA
- a CDS encoding lysophospholipid acyltransferase family protein, which produces MSRTSNRRLFRVLAGIVKPAYRLVARLRWTGAEHLPAEGGFIVVPNHLTELDPLTVAITLYDNGIMPRFLAKESLFRAPVVGAVLRATGQVPVLRGTPDAAAALTAARAELASGGAVVIYPEGTLTRDPDQWPMTGHTGAARLALATGVPVIPLAHWGDQEVLGRAPSTGRQTVSLFPRKHVRVRIGPPVDLTPWRDDAPALTHPVGRHAARLEDATDAIMRAVTDELAALRGAEAPPALWDRSRGGRL; this is translated from the coding sequence ATGAGCCGCACCTCGAACCGCCGCCTGTTCCGTGTGCTGGCGGGGATCGTCAAGCCGGCCTACCGGCTGGTGGCGCGGCTGCGCTGGACCGGGGCGGAGCACCTGCCCGCGGAGGGCGGGTTCATCGTGGTCCCCAATCACCTCACCGAGCTCGACCCGCTGACGGTGGCGATCACGCTCTACGACAACGGCATCATGCCCCGGTTCCTCGCCAAGGAGTCGCTGTTCCGCGCCCCCGTGGTCGGCGCGGTGCTGCGGGCCACCGGGCAGGTCCCCGTCCTGCGCGGCACTCCCGACGCCGCGGCCGCGCTCACCGCCGCCCGCGCGGAGCTGGCCTCCGGCGGGGCGGTGGTGATCTACCCCGAGGGCACGCTCACCCGCGACCCCGACCAGTGGCCGATGACCGGGCACACGGGTGCCGCCCGGCTCGCCCTGGCCACCGGCGTCCCGGTGATCCCGCTGGCGCACTGGGGGGACCAGGAGGTCCTCGGCCGGGCCCCGTCCACCGGTCGGCAGACCGTCAGCCTGTTCCCGCGCAAGCACGTGCGCGTGCGGATCGGCCCGCCCGTGGACCTCACCCCGTGGCGCGACGACGCCCCGGCCCTGACGCACCCCGTGGGGCGCCACGCCGCCCGGCTGGAGGACGCCACCGACGCGATCATGCGGGCCGTGACCGACGAGCTCGCGGCGCTGCGCGGGGCCGAGGCCCCGCCCGCCCTGTGGGACCGCAGCCGAGGAGGCCGCCTGTGA
- the thiL gene encoding thiamine-phosphate kinase, producing MSRPPADPPAPHAPPAAEPTVGELSEAELLARVLPLLARPAAQVLLGPGDDCAVVAAPDGRYVITTDTQVQDQDFRLAWPSGVRTTGYDTGVKCAAQNLADVAAMGAVPSALVVSLTLPPHTPVSWPEDFARGLAAGCEAMGAQRCAVVGGDLGAGRELSVTATVTGDLEGRDPVRRAGAREGGVLALAGTTGRAAAGVALLEDPRYRAGQDELLDELAAAQLRPCAPVPAGPDAARAGATAMIDLSDGLLRDAGRVAAASGVVVDLDGAAVAALAEPLEPAARLVGADPRDWVLTGGEDHGLLAVFPQGAPLPGAFRAIGSCAPAPPGHDGTRPRVLLDGRAPHLALGHPVGEGWDHFEP from the coding sequence ATGAGCCGACCCCCAGCGGACCCCCCTGCACCCCACGCGCCGCCCGCGGCGGAGCCGACGGTCGGGGAGCTCTCGGAGGCGGAGCTGCTGGCGCGCGTGCTGCCGCTTCTCGCCCGGCCCGCCGCCCAGGTGCTGCTCGGTCCCGGGGACGACTGCGCCGTGGTCGCGGCCCCGGACGGCCGGTACGTGATCACCACGGACACCCAGGTCCAGGATCAGGACTTCCGCCTCGCCTGGCCCAGCGGCGTGCGCACCACCGGCTACGACACCGGCGTCAAGTGCGCCGCGCAGAACCTCGCCGACGTGGCCGCGATGGGCGCGGTCCCCTCGGCCCTCGTCGTCTCGCTCACCCTGCCCCCGCACACCCCCGTGTCCTGGCCCGAGGACTTCGCCCGCGGTCTCGCCGCCGGATGCGAGGCCATGGGGGCGCAGCGCTGCGCCGTGGTCGGCGGGGACCTCGGGGCCGGACGGGAGCTGTCGGTCACGGCGACGGTGACCGGCGACCTCGAGGGCCGGGATCCGGTGCGCCGCGCCGGGGCCCGGGAGGGAGGCGTGCTCGCCCTGGCCGGCACGACCGGCCGCGCCGCCGCCGGGGTGGCCCTGCTGGAGGACCCCCGCTACCGGGCCGGGCAGGACGAGCTCCTGGACGAGCTCGCGGCGGCGCAGCTGCGCCCGTGCGCCCCCGTGCCGGCCGGCCCGGACGCCGCCCGCGCCGGCGCCACCGCCATGATCGACCTCTCGGACGGCCTGCTCCGTGACGCCGGGCGGGTCGCGGCCGCCAGCGGCGTCGTGGTCGACCTCGACGGCGCGGCCGTGGCCGCCCTCGCCGAACCCCTGGAGCCGGCCGCCCGGCTGGTCGGCGCGGACCCCCGCGACTGGGTGCTCACCGGCGGGGAGGACCACGGCCTGCTGGCCGTCTTTCCACAGGGCGCCCCCCTGCCCGGGGCCTTCCGTGCGATAGGCTCGTGTGCGCCCGCGCCCCCGGGGCACGACGGCACCCGCCCCCGGGTGCTGCTCGACGGACGAGCGCCGCACCTCGCCCTCGGGCACCCGGTCGGTGAAGGATGGGATCACTTTGAACCATAG
- a CDS encoding ATP-dependent DNA helicase RecG has protein sequence MARSHTGGAFPAPVPELDQPLARLLGRATADQLARQLSVSTIGQLLDHFPRRYMPRGELTPFSELRIDQQVTIVAEVVSASTRQMRSRRGSITDVVITDRVSSDPRLLFEDAEPAPGRTMRLSFFNAWTAARDLPPGTHALFSGKVGLYNGAVTMTNPHYAILDPDAPEAGESAEERAGRPIPIYPATAKLTTDKIARAVHSLLPVVDFAAVPDPLPESIREREGLMGLEEAYWQVHRPRDTRAHGEARRRFRYQEAFLLQCALARRRAELAAHPTTARPGTPDGLLAKFDAALPFELTAGQRAVGEELAAELAGTHPMNRLLQGDVGAGKTLVALRAMLQVVDSGAQAALLAPTEVLAGQHHGSVLRSLGPLAHGGQLGGDPDGTQVVLLTGSMGAAARKRALLQIASGEAGIVIGTHALLSEVVQFADLGLVVVDEQHRFGVEQRDRLRDKAGRPPHLLVMTATPIPRTVAMTVFGDLDVSVLDQLPAGRQPIATHTVGLVEHPAWEQRLWRRAREEIDAGRQVYVVAPKIGDDDEAPPAGSLAESARAAAAEDEEAEAPMASVAWLAELIARQPVLDGVRAEVLHGRLDPVQKARLMEDFASGVVQLLVCTTVVEVGVDVPNATLMIIVDADRFGISQLHQLRGRIGRGGHAGTCLLVTRRPAEHPSRERIEVVAGSTDGFALARADLELRREGDILGAAQSGGRSTLRLLRALDDAELIERARRDAVTLLGEDPGLDEHPELAEAIERYLAPDAEAFLDRG, from the coding sequence ATGGCCCGGTCCCACACCGGCGGGGCGTTCCCCGCCCCGGTCCCCGAGCTCGACCAGCCGCTCGCGCGCCTGCTGGGCCGCGCCACGGCCGACCAGCTGGCGCGGCAGCTCTCCGTGAGCACGATCGGGCAGCTGCTCGACCACTTCCCCCGCCGGTACATGCCCCGGGGCGAGCTCACCCCCTTCTCGGAGCTGCGCATCGACCAGCAGGTCACCATCGTGGCCGAGGTCGTCTCCGCCTCCACCCGCCAGATGCGCTCCCGCCGCGGGTCGATCACGGACGTGGTGATCACCGACCGCGTCTCCTCGGACCCCCGGCTGCTGTTCGAGGACGCGGAGCCCGCCCCGGGCCGGACGATGCGGCTGAGCTTCTTCAACGCCTGGACCGCGGCCAGGGACCTCCCCCCGGGCACGCACGCCCTGTTCTCCGGGAAGGTCGGGCTGTACAACGGCGCCGTGACCATGACCAACCCGCACTACGCGATCCTCGACCCGGACGCCCCGGAGGCCGGGGAGAGCGCGGAGGAGCGGGCCGGGCGCCCCATCCCCATCTATCCGGCCACCGCCAAGCTCACCACGGACAAGATCGCCCGCGCCGTGCACTCCCTGCTGCCGGTCGTCGACTTCGCGGCGGTCCCGGACCCGCTGCCGGAGAGCATCCGCGAGCGGGAAGGGCTCATGGGCCTCGAGGAGGCATACTGGCAGGTGCACCGGCCGCGGGACACGCGGGCCCACGGCGAGGCCCGCCGCCGCTTCCGCTACCAGGAGGCCTTCCTGCTCCAGTGCGCCCTCGCCCGCCGCCGGGCCGAGCTCGCGGCCCACCCGACCACCGCCCGCCCCGGCACCCCGGACGGGCTCCTGGCGAAGTTCGACGCCGCCCTGCCCTTCGAGCTCACCGCCGGACAGCGCGCCGTGGGGGAGGAGCTCGCGGCGGAGCTCGCCGGGACCCACCCCATGAACCGGCTGCTGCAGGGCGACGTGGGCGCCGGCAAGACGCTCGTGGCGCTGCGCGCCATGCTGCAGGTCGTCGACTCGGGCGCCCAGGCCGCGCTGCTCGCGCCCACCGAGGTGCTCGCCGGGCAGCACCACGGCTCCGTGCTGCGCTCCCTCGGCCCCCTCGCCCACGGCGGGCAGCTGGGCGGGGACCCCGACGGCACGCAGGTCGTGCTGCTCACCGGGTCGATGGGTGCGGCCGCGCGCAAGCGGGCGCTGCTGCAGATCGCCTCCGGGGAGGCCGGGATCGTCATCGGCACCCACGCCCTGCTCTCCGAGGTCGTGCAGTTCGCCGACCTCGGGCTCGTCGTCGTGGACGAGCAGCACCGCTTCGGCGTGGAGCAGCGCGACCGGCTCCGGGACAAGGCCGGCCGTCCCCCGCACCTGCTCGTGATGACCGCGACCCCCATCCCGCGGACCGTGGCCATGACCGTCTTCGGCGACCTCGACGTCTCCGTGCTGGACCAGCTGCCGGCCGGGCGCCAGCCCATCGCGACCCACACGGTGGGGCTCGTGGAGCACCCCGCCTGGGAGCAGCGCCTGTGGCGCCGCGCCCGCGAGGAGATCGACGCGGGCCGGCAGGTCTACGTGGTCGCGCCCAAGATCGGGGACGACGACGAGGCCCCGCCCGCCGGCTCCCTGGCCGAGTCCGCCCGCGCAGCCGCCGCCGAGGACGAGGAGGCCGAGGCGCCGATGGCCTCCGTGGCCTGGCTGGCCGAGCTGATCGCCCGGCAGCCCGTGCTGGACGGCGTGCGCGCCGAGGTGCTCCACGGCCGGCTCGACCCGGTGCAGAAGGCCCGCCTCATGGAGGACTTCGCCTCCGGGGTGGTGCAGCTGCTGGTGTGCACCACCGTGGTCGAGGTGGGGGTGGACGTCCCCAACGCCACGCTGATGATCATCGTGGACGCCGACCGGTTCGGCATCTCCCAGCTGCACCAGCTGCGCGGGCGGATCGGGCGGGGTGGGCACGCCGGGACGTGCCTGCTGGTCACCCGGCGCCCCGCCGAGCACCCCTCGCGGGAGCGCATCGAGGTCGTGGCCGGCTCCACCGACGGCTTCGCGCTCGCCCGGGCCGACCTGGAGCTGCGCCGCGAGGGGGACATCCTCGGCGCGGCGCAGTCGGGAGGACGGTCCACCCTGCGGCTGCTGCGCGCGCTCGACGACGCCGAGCTGATCGAGCGCGCCCGCCGGGACGCCGTCACCCTCCTCGGCGAGGACCCCGGGCTCGACGAGCACCCCGAGCTCG
- a CDS encoding DAK2 domain-containing protein — MNHRIGSNTAVMRRWLDLAHRDLVRHSPVLNALNVFPVADSDTGTNLATTVRAAAEAAGVLETGDVGELLALAGQAALEEARGNSGTLFSVFLTAVGQSLEGQTRMSAESVRVALHAGHVRAWSVLSDPVAGTMLSVLEAAAAVPVPQDVGDGSNQQLKDFLAQVSEAARAAVLATPDQLEILRETGTVDAGALGMLVVLDALARTVGGDDAGDEAGLDQLIDDAAARAAVAQAAPHTVHGGVEVMCTVELSPLDAAELRHELSEVGSSVIMSAVSEAGDGYRWRVHVHVERTEEALAVIGARGEAVNLTVTSLSEADG, encoded by the coding sequence TTGAACCATAGGATCGGATCGAACACGGCCGTCATGCGGCGGTGGCTCGACCTGGCCCACCGCGATCTCGTCCGGCACAGCCCCGTGCTCAACGCCCTCAACGTCTTCCCGGTCGCCGACTCGGACACCGGGACCAACCTGGCGACCACCGTGCGCGCCGCGGCCGAGGCCGCCGGCGTGCTGGAGACCGGCGACGTTGGAGAGCTGCTCGCCCTGGCCGGCCAGGCCGCCCTGGAGGAGGCCCGCGGCAACTCCGGCACCCTCTTCTCCGTGTTCCTCACGGCGGTGGGCCAGTCCCTCGAGGGACAGACCCGGATGAGCGCCGAGTCCGTGCGCGTGGCCCTGCACGCGGGCCACGTGCGGGCCTGGAGCGTGCTCTCCGACCCGGTCGCCGGCACCATGCTCTCGGTGCTGGAGGCGGCCGCGGCCGTCCCGGTCCCGCAGGACGTGGGGGACGGGTCGAACCAGCAGCTGAAGGACTTCCTGGCCCAGGTGAGCGAGGCCGCCCGCGCCGCCGTCCTGGCCACCCCCGACCAGCTCGAGATCCTGCGCGAGACCGGCACGGTCGACGCCGGGGCGCTGGGCATGCTCGTCGTCCTCGACGCGCTCGCCCGCACGGTGGGCGGGGACGACGCCGGCGACGAGGCCGGCCTCGACCAGCTGATCGACGACGCCGCCGCACGGGCCGCGGTCGCCCAGGCCGCCCCGCACACCGTGCACGGCGGCGTGGAGGTCATGTGCACCGTGGAGCTGTCCCCGCTGGACGCCGCGGAGCTGCGGCACGAGCTCAGCGAGGTGGGCAGCAGCGTGATCATGAGCGCGGTCTCCGAGGCCGGGGACGGCTACCGGTGGCGCGTGCACGTGCACGTGGAGCGCACCGAGGAGGCGCTCGCGGTGATCGGCGCCCGGGGCGAGGCCGTCAACCTCACGGTGACCTCCCTCTCGGAGGCGGACGGATGA
- a CDS encoding DUF3515 domain-containing protein: MPLLPPPRPARALLAAGALAAVLTGCTPAVTVDPAENAADPGCAPAMLAMPETIGEHEQRETTSQATTAYGEPTAVVVRCGVTPPGPTTDPCSSVNDVDWLIRQGGADGEDGDTWTATTYGRDPAVEVVFDSTAVSSSTLLVELGSAVEQIPADRQCLDLQDAAEGL, translated from the coding sequence ATGCCCCTGCTCCCCCCGCCCCGTCCTGCCCGCGCCCTGCTGGCGGCGGGCGCCCTGGCCGCGGTCCTCACGGGCTGCACCCCGGCCGTCACCGTGGACCCCGCCGAGAACGCCGCCGACCCCGGGTGCGCCCCGGCGATGCTCGCCATGCCGGAGACCATCGGTGAGCACGAGCAGCGGGAGACCACCAGCCAGGCCACCACGGCCTACGGCGAGCCCACGGCGGTGGTCGTCCGCTGCGGGGTGACGCCCCCCGGCCCGACCACGGACCCGTGCTCCTCCGTGAACGACGTCGACTGGCTGATCCGCCAGGGCGGCGCGGACGGCGAGGACGGGGACACCTGGACCGCCACCACGTACGGCCGCGACCCCGCGGTGGAGGTGGTGTTCGACAGCACCGCCGTGTCCTCCTCGACGCTGCTCGTGGAGCTGGGCTCCGCGGTCGAGCAGATCCCCGCCGACCGCCAGTGCCTGGACCTCCAGGACGCCGCCGAGGGGTTGTGA